The following proteins come from a genomic window of Candidatus Obscuribacter sp.:
- a CDS encoding YfbU family protein: MKNRVKQLRERKTMSQVELANRVGVSRQALSAVETEKQSPSLSIAMKIAIELDAPLQQIFFIEDESMQATKVPTLSKIERLNFANQFAILKTLHKDNKYEADHYEYMEEIFRRGYEKLYYECFDKLWTALPSEVAEQTIDILEMHRALLWSLGEKPNTSDIERVKFRGFDANNEAEYLSFAKFFTADGSRFSESRVFNSHMPTLQRYEKMLAAWNGMGRAHQLSKAQIEAILDA, translated from the coding sequence ATGAAAAACAGAGTCAAACAACTGCGTGAAAGAAAAACCATGAGTCAGGTTGAGCTTGCCAACCGTGTCGGAGTAAGCAGACAAGCACTAAGTGCCGTAGAAACCGAAAAACAGTCTCCAAGCCTGTCCATAGCGATGAAAATTGCCATCGAATTGGACGCACCCCTTCAGCAGATTTTTTTTATTGAGGATGAATCAATGCAAGCCACTAAAGTACCCACCTTAAGCAAGATTGAAAGACTCAATTTTGCAAATCAGTTTGCCATACTCAAAACCTTACACAAGGACAATAAATACGAAGCCGATCACTATGAATACATGGAAGAGATCTTTAGACGCGGCTACGAAAAGCTCTACTATGAATGTTTTGACAAGCTCTGGACAGCCTTACCTAGCGAAGTCGCCGAGCAAACGATAGATATTCTGGAAATGCATCGAGCCCTGCTATGGTCACTTGGAGAAAAGCCAAACACATCCGATATTGAACGGGTTAAGTTTCGTGGCTTTGACGCTAACAACGAAGCAGAATATCTAAGCTTCGCCAAATTTTTTACAGCTGATGGCTCAAGATTTTCTGAGTCGCGAGTGTTTAATAGTCATATGCCAACACTTCAAAGGTACGAAAAAATGCTTGCCGCTTGGAACGGCATGGGCAGGGCTCATCAGTTATCGAAGGCACAGATTGAAGCAATTCTGGACGCTTGA
- a CDS encoding serine/threonine protein kinase, giving the protein MTTQTEVLKVDEQPEIVAPYKSAASRVGLVVFISLLPVWGVWAVYVACWLLRGVLQGGLSDYLDLFVLAVLFLHLPVIGITGIHACLDNKIRYSHEGITFPFRFYLQLKGKLSRQWQSLQQIDFTDIGGPSINPNYIVFRFKDTDPLLLELAGLEERDLRELIMTLDAYAPDVEYVPPRAKVALSMPSLTGTKSTSFTKLWESELNSRFTSTAFVPLEPGSILQNGAIVVIGQIAFGGLSAIYLARRRDSTRVVLKEAVVPANTDKETCDKALSMFDREATLLIALKHERIAKVYDHFVEGGRHYLLLEHIDGTDLRRLVRDAGPQPEAFVLRWGAEIADILDYLHSQSPPIVHRDVTPDNLVLANDGHITLIDFGAANEFVGTATGTLIGKQSYISPEQFRGKAQTSSDLYSLGCTLHFLLTGQDPEPLSESSPRSINPAVSTQLDQIVASCTTEENELRIVDAKVLAQSLRQLIDSSARSGNHE; this is encoded by the coding sequence ATGACAACTCAAACTGAAGTACTAAAAGTAGACGAGCAACCAGAGATTGTTGCCCCATACAAGAGTGCCGCATCACGCGTTGGTTTGGTTGTGTTTATTAGCCTGTTGCCCGTTTGGGGTGTCTGGGCTGTGTACGTCGCCTGCTGGCTATTGCGCGGAGTGCTCCAGGGCGGACTATCGGACTACTTAGATTTGTTCGTCCTTGCCGTTTTATTTCTGCATCTACCTGTTATTGGCATCACCGGCATCCATGCATGCCTGGACAACAAAATCCGCTACTCACACGAGGGGATAACATTTCCATTTCGATTTTACTTGCAGCTAAAAGGCAAACTGAGCCGACAGTGGCAAAGCCTCCAACAAATCGATTTTACAGACATAGGCGGACCCTCCATAAACCCCAACTACATCGTATTTAGATTTAAAGATACTGACCCACTTTTACTGGAGCTTGCCGGACTGGAGGAGCGTGATTTGCGCGAGCTGATCATGACTCTCGATGCGTATGCGCCCGACGTAGAGTATGTGCCACCACGTGCAAAAGTCGCGCTCAGCATGCCGAGCCTCACGGGCACAAAATCAACATCATTTACCAAACTCTGGGAGAGCGAGCTTAACAGCCGCTTCACCTCCACCGCCTTTGTGCCGCTTGAGCCAGGTAGCATACTGCAAAATGGTGCCATCGTCGTAATTGGACAAATAGCCTTTGGTGGCTTATCAGCCATCTATCTAGCCAGGCGCAGAGACTCCACGAGGGTCGTCCTCAAAGAAGCAGTTGTGCCTGCCAACACAGATAAAGAGACCTGCGACAAAGCCTTATCTATGTTTGACAGAGAGGCGACATTACTCATCGCGCTAAAGCATGAGCGCATTGCAAAGGTATACGACCACTTTGTAGAGGGCGGTCGACACTATCTCTTACTGGAGCACATCGATGGCACCGATCTCCGCCGCCTGGTGCGTGATGCTGGTCCGCAGCCAGAGGCATTTGTACTGCGATGGGGAGCAGAGATCGCCGACATACTAGACTATCTGCACTCACAGTCACCACCGATAGTGCACCGCGATGTGACACCAGACAATCTCGTCCTGGCAAATGACGGTCACATCACTCTGATAGATTTTGGTGCGGCAAATGAGTTTGTCGGCACGGCCACAGGCACGCTCATAGGCAAACAATCATACATAAGCCCAGAACAATTTAGAGGCAAAGCGCAAACATCAAGCGACCTATACTCGCTGGGATGCACGCTGCATTTTTTGCTGACAGGACAAGATCCAGAGCCATTATCAGAGTCCAGTCCACGATCAATAAATCCAGCAGTATCGACCCAACTCGATCAGATTGTCGCCTCTTGCACCACCGAGGAGAATGAGCTGAGGATAGTCGATGCCAAAGTGTTAGCACAATCTTTGCGGCAGCTGATAGACAGCAGCGCCAGGTCTGGCAACCATGAATAA
- a CDS encoding Fic family protein, whose product MFENYQISMRALKLIGELDEFKGAWQLLSAISPERLATLKHIATIESIGSSTRIEGSSLSNEEVERVLSGLSTTSFGSRDEEEVAGYRDLMETIFNNWQNIPLTENHIKQLHKTLLQYSGRDDRHRGEYKRVNNSVEARDEDGRTIGTIFVTASPFDTSFKMTALVDWLNAAIEENEIHPLFIVGVFNVCFLAIHPFQDGNGRLSRCLTTLLLLKFGYLYVPYSSLEGVIEANKESYYAALRQTQTTLEAANPNWEPWLIFFLKAMQKQKNKLKEKIERAQLLQGALPALSIKILELVREQGSVKSSDLVTLTAEKRSTVLARVNELVASGKLKRNGKGPATWYTLFR is encoded by the coding sequence ATGTTTGAAAACTATCAAATTTCAATGCGGGCACTAAAGCTTATAGGCGAACTGGATGAGTTCAAGGGGGCATGGCAATTGCTATCTGCCATAAGTCCAGAGCGGCTTGCAACCTTAAAGCATATAGCAACTATTGAGAGTATTGGTTCTTCCACGCGCATAGAGGGTTCATCTCTCTCAAACGAAGAGGTGGAGAGGGTTTTATCAGGTCTAAGTACAACTTCATTTGGCTCAAGAGATGAGGAAGAAGTTGCTGGTTATAGGGACCTGATGGAGACTATATTCAATAACTGGCAAAATATCCCACTTACAGAAAATCATATAAAGCAACTTCATAAGACACTTTTGCAATATAGCGGTCGCGATGATCGTCACCGCGGTGAGTACAAGAGAGTAAATAATAGTGTTGAGGCACGGGACGAAGATGGACGCACTATAGGCACCATATTCGTTACTGCAAGCCCGTTTGATACGTCATTCAAGATGACTGCTCTTGTAGACTGGCTCAACGCCGCAATCGAAGAAAATGAGATTCATCCTCTGTTTATTGTGGGTGTCTTCAATGTTTGTTTTCTAGCTATCCACCCTTTTCAGGATGGTAATGGCCGGCTTTCACGGTGCCTGACGACGCTTTTGCTTTTGAAGTTTGGTTATTTGTATGTTCCTTATAGCTCGCTTGAGGGCGTCATTGAAGCAAACAAAGAGAGTTACTATGCAGCGCTTCGACAAACGCAAACAACTCTTGAAGCAGCAAATCCCAATTGGGAGCCCTGGCTGATTTTCTTCCTCAAGGCGATGCAAAAGCAGAAAAATAAATTGAAAGAGAAAATTGAGCGCGCCCAACTTTTGCAAGGGGCACTGCCAGCACTGTCCATAAAAATACTGGAGCTTGTGCGTGAACAGGGAAGCGTTAAGTCATCAGACCTCGTCACCCTCACGGCCGAAAAGCGCAGCACCGTGCTTGCGAGAGTAAATGAGCTTGTGGCTAGCGGAAAACTCAAGAGAAATGGCAAAGGACCGGCGACCTGGTACACGCTTTTTCGATAA
- a CDS encoding ADP-ribosyl-(dinitrogen reductase) hydrolase, translating into MKLQMSDAIRQKLKEKHDISEEQVQACFLNRERGYLFDDREEHKTEPPTRWFIAEDDTGKLIKVCFIYFPEDRAFEIKTAYPPNETEIEIYKIAPQRASP; encoded by the coding sequence ATTAAGTTGCAGATGAGTGATGCAATACGCCAAAAGCTGAAGGAGAAGCATGACATTTCCGAAGAGCAAGTCCAAGCTTGCTTTTTGAACAGAGAAAGAGGTTATCTGTTCGACGATCGCGAGGAGCACAAAACTGAGCCCCCAACACGTTGGTTTATCGCCGAAGATGACACCGGAAAACTTATAAAAGTCTGTTTTATCTACTTTCCCGAAGACCGGGCTTTTGAGATAAAAACAGCCTATCCGCCAAATGAAACAGAAATCGAAATTTACAAGATTGCACCACAGAGGGCATCACCGTGA